The following are from one region of the Leptospira yasudae genome:
- a CDS encoding FecR domain-containing protein, whose product MRDRFLSGDRPLLLILIFNIVLFTAVFLYDYTRYGYQGSQKVIGTILYKSNTIQRKYDSEVVWREIQTGNSVQNRDTILTSEGSQVKVRLLDGSEIMIAENSMVFIDYLDNRASLEISSGGLQVTRRPDNKENPSSLGIRSGDGVLKLVEGIINVEKRKDRNSLEYSILSGSIKADPSNPYPMIPKKSLDGFEKLFPVPDSIQTAASITAAANSSANGNNSATSSSSGNSSTSANSSSSNAGSATGGSSTTSSGNSANSESNSNYGTYDNGNPNYRSTTGSNANGSGTNSSNTNSGTTGGGNGNSGAHTKSGLKLDRPGDANKNSASKQNETGSSKSGSTYDPGDYINKQKYEQTKIQEKSDSTPNQNRGEFKNTESSQKDNKGGGSTSSQEMKKTKPAREWTPEELLKQEKEKRRREREDKEQREFLRM is encoded by the coding sequence ATGAGAGATCGCTTTCTTTCAGGCGACAGACCGTTGTTGTTGATTTTGATCTTCAACATAGTCCTGTTTACGGCCGTATTTTTGTACGATTATACGCGATACGGCTATCAGGGTTCTCAAAAAGTCATCGGGACCATTCTTTATAAGTCCAATACCATTCAGAGAAAATATGATTCCGAAGTCGTTTGGAGAGAGATCCAAACCGGAAATTCGGTTCAAAACCGGGATACGATCTTAACTTCGGAAGGTTCTCAAGTCAAGGTTCGCCTTTTGGACGGAAGCGAAATCATGATCGCGGAAAACTCCATGGTCTTTATCGATTATCTGGACAACCGTGCGAGTTTGGAAATTTCTTCCGGCGGCCTTCAGGTAACGAGAAGACCGGATAACAAAGAAAACCCATCTTCTCTCGGAATCCGTTCCGGAGACGGAGTTCTCAAACTCGTCGAAGGGATCATCAACGTCGAAAAACGGAAGGATCGAAACTCGCTGGAATACTCCATTCTTTCCGGATCGATCAAAGCGGATCCGAGCAATCCGTATCCGATGATTCCGAAAAAGTCTTTGGATGGATTTGAGAAATTATTTCCGGTTCCCGATAGCATTCAAACGGCGGCGTCGATCACTGCGGCCGCCAATTCTTCCGCAAACGGAAACAATTCCGCAACTTCCTCTTCGTCCGGTAATTCGTCTACTTCGGCAAACTCTTCTTCGTCTAACGCGGGTTCTGCGACCGGCGGATCATCTACCACAAGTTCGGGCAATTCCGCAAATTCAGAGTCTAACTCCAATTACGGAACCTATGACAACGGAAATCCGAATTACAGATCCACCACGGGTTCCAATGCGAACGGCAGCGGAACGAATTCTTCCAATACGAATTCCGGAACGACCGGCGGTGGAAACGGAAACTCCGGAGCGCATACCAAGTCCGGCTTAAAACTCGATCGTCCCGGAGATGCGAACAAAAACAGCGCTTCGAAACAAAACGAAACCGGCTCTTCCAAATCCGGTTCGACGTATGATCCGGGCGACTATATCAATAAACAGAAATACGAACAGACGAAGATTCAGGAAAAATCCGATTCCACTCCGAATCAAAACCGCGGAGAATTCAAGAATACCGAATCCTCTCAAAAAGACAACAAGGGCGGCGGTTCCACTTCCTCGCAGGAAATGAAAAAGACGAAGCCCGCCCGCGAGTGGACCCCCGAAGAACTTCTTAAACAAGAGAAAGAAAAACGCAGAAGAGAACGGGAAGACAAGGAACAAAGAGAATTCTTGAGGATGTAA
- a CDS encoding transcriptional regulator, which yields MKIEALYRYFLITPATHLPVVDESGDLVGLLSRKLIQMEMADLSSSDREYSQLPESFLETEIPESFFQYFQRQNSIPVLTKAGEKKEEWDKVQVMAGLGKLVSGNRPGPAPITEEKKQEQEQNSRFWFMELILQNFPDGLLATDLEGSSIFYNETFEQNILPKKYFRDSILQAERILKEMSKNLLADYLKSNELRLDGNSPFSLQTYVTELECNVRIIVLKQNSKIAGYLYHFVSPRSSVGRQDESGLEFPSVSDAFFQKLPLETMLKEVESSFIFHSLKRNQDNISHTALELGVPRTTLQNRIKFLDLQSRYSLSRENPIPRKKAGITSSPSEDKGTHPKTAEGTNVSKQASSFKKQGKNAVKAGSSPKKNSSKSNASKPSAKKRKAR from the coding sequence ATGAAAATAGAAGCCTTATACAGATACTTTCTCATCACCCCGGCTACGCATCTTCCGGTCGTGGACGAATCGGGGGATCTCGTCGGGCTTTTATCGCGCAAATTGATTCAGATGGAAATGGCGGATCTCAGTTCTTCCGACCGAGAATATTCCCAACTTCCCGAATCTTTTTTAGAAACGGAAATCCCCGAGTCCTTCTTTCAATACTTCCAAAGACAAAACTCGATTCCGGTTCTTACGAAAGCCGGTGAAAAAAAGGAAGAATGGGATAAGGTCCAAGTCATGGCGGGTTTGGGAAAACTCGTTTCCGGAAATCGCCCCGGACCGGCTCCGATCACCGAAGAGAAAAAACAGGAACAAGAACAGAATTCCCGTTTTTGGTTTATGGAACTCATTCTGCAGAATTTTCCGGACGGACTTCTCGCGACGGATCTGGAAGGAAGTTCGATCTTTTACAATGAAACCTTTGAGCAGAACATTCTTCCGAAAAAATACTTCCGCGATTCGATCCTGCAAGCGGAACGAATTCTCAAGGAAATGAGCAAGAATTTATTGGCGGACTATTTGAAATCCAACGAACTCAGACTCGACGGAAATTCTCCCTTTTCTCTGCAAACCTACGTCACCGAACTCGAGTGCAACGTTCGCATCATCGTTCTCAAACAGAATTCTAAGATCGCGGGTTATCTGTATCATTTCGTTTCTCCGCGTTCGTCGGTCGGTCGTCAGGATGAAAGCGGTTTGGAATTCCCGTCCGTAAGCGATGCGTTCTTTCAAAAGCTTCCGCTCGAAACCATGCTGAAAGAAGTCGAAAGCTCGTTTATCTTTCATTCGTTAAAGCGAAATCAGGACAATATCTCTCATACCGCTTTGGAACTCGGCGTTCCTCGAACGACCCTTCAAAATAGAATCAAGTTTTTGGATCTGCAAAGCCGTTATTCGCTTTCCAGGGAGAATCCGATTCCTCGTAAAAAGGCGGGTATAACGTCCTCGCCATCCGAAGACAAAGGAACGCATCCGAAAACCGCAGAAGGAACAAACGTTTCCAAACAAGCTTCTTCTTTCAAAAAACAGGGGAAGAATGCCGTGAAAGCCGGTTCTTCTCCCAAAAAGAATTCTTCGAAATCGAACGCTTCTAAACCTTCCGCAAAAAAAAGAAAAGCCCGCTGA
- the rpmE gene encoding 50S ribosomal protein L31: MKTGIHPNYRAAKISCASCGTVYETRTSIGDINVEICSACHPFFTGKSKLVDTTGRVDKFKKKYKMQ, from the coding sequence ATGAAAACCGGAATTCATCCAAACTATAGAGCGGCGAAAATCAGCTGCGCATCCTGTGGAACCGTTTACGAAACGAGAACTTCCATCGGCGATATCAACGTGGAAATTTGTTCTGCTTGCCACCCCTTCTTTACCGGAAAATCCAAACTCGTGGATACGACCGGTCGGGTTGACAAGTTCAAGAAAAAATACAAGATGCAGTGA
- a CDS encoding antibiotic biosynthesis monooxygenase family protein, with protein sequence MNTILIDKFTIPETARTEFLERLKINRNFIRALPGFIKDSLYEASDENGTFNVVTVAVWEDEEKFLNAKKAVAAEYAKQGFDISSMTRRLGMTMERGVYKTMSV encoded by the coding sequence ATGAACACCATATTGATCGATAAATTCACGATTCCCGAAACCGCACGAACCGAATTTTTAGAACGGCTGAAGATCAACCGTAATTTTATACGCGCATTGCCCGGGTTTATCAAGGATTCCTTATACGAAGCCTCGGATGAAAACGGAACATTCAACGTGGTAACCGTGGCCGTATGGGAGGATGAGGAAAAATTTCTGAACGCGAAAAAAGCCGTCGCTGCGGAATACGCCAAACAGGGATTCGATATAAGCTCTATGACGCGTCGTTTGGGGATGACGATGGAACGAGGCGTCTACAAAACCATGTCGGTTTAA
- a CDS encoding helix-turn-helix transcriptional regulator translates to MYFRKFLPRHPLLQSLVESYLILEMEEGRENRILPNSSIVFYFRYRGRIESVDPNGTKQLPASGITGLFNTSRLISYSPKTSNLLVTFRETGAAAFFRESLHEFFAKTVSLRDVFSESKIERIEEELSESSSDEERIQKIECFLLREWKKSEEDALVRDTIRKIRKSSGELRIKDLVAGLPVSVDVFEKRFRRIVGTSPKRYSSIVRMRHLIDTYSPSMNFTDLAYSSGYFDQAHFTKEFKAFTGLKPKEFFKNSKEW, encoded by the coding sequence ATGTATTTCCGAAAATTCTTACCGCGCCATCCTCTTCTGCAATCGCTCGTAGAATCCTATCTCATTTTGGAAATGGAAGAGGGAAGGGAAAACCGAATTCTTCCGAATTCGTCGATCGTATTCTATTTTCGTTATAGAGGCCGGATCGAATCGGTTGATCCGAACGGAACAAAGCAGCTTCCCGCTTCGGGCATCACCGGTCTTTTTAACACGTCGCGTCTGATTTCTTATTCTCCAAAAACTTCCAATCTTCTCGTAACGTTTCGGGAAACCGGAGCCGCCGCGTTCTTTCGAGAATCACTCCACGAATTTTTTGCTAAGACCGTTTCGCTTAGGGACGTATTTTCCGAATCGAAAATCGAACGGATCGAGGAGGAACTTTCCGAGTCTTCCAGCGACGAAGAGCGCATTCAAAAAATAGAATGTTTTTTGCTTCGAGAATGGAAGAAATCCGAAGAGGACGCGCTCGTTCGGGATACGATCCGTAAGATTCGAAAATCCTCCGGCGAACTCAGGATAAAGGACTTGGTCGCCGGGCTTCCCGTTAGCGTGGATGTTTTTGAAAAAAGATTCCGCCGTATCGTGGGGACTTCTCCGAAACGATATTCGTCGATCGTTCGGATGCGACATCTGATCGATACGTATTCGCCTTCCATGAACTTTACGGATTTGGCATATTCTTCCGGTTATTTCGATCAGGCGCATTTTACGAAAGAATTCAAGGCGTTTACCGGACTGAAACCCAAGGAATTTTTCAAAAATTCCAAAGAATGGTAA
- a CDS encoding pentapeptide repeat-containing protein, with protein MSVMDFARYKQINDDRVNYREMEDATVVSNYRNVGCGDGYRIYLKIDSTDHVTDASYTTTGCGFGIVALAMATEFAKGKSIQELKDVTPSDLEKMFEFPERRKNYPESAVAALLQAVKDYESGEGVPKEKRITAGKALEILKEKGSLKGEDLSSIILEKQNFDGVDFSGANLGHAFLQNSSFVGANFFAAKLRGSFLNNADLRNANFRGADLRWAKLAGANVEGADFTDAIYDIGTRLDQKQIHLFSVMKKEGKDLYLNKEAE; from the coding sequence ATGAGTGTAATGGACTTCGCACGGTACAAACAAATCAACGACGATCGCGTCAACTATCGTGAGATGGAAGATGCGACCGTAGTCTCCAACTACCGCAACGTCGGTTGCGGAGACGGTTACCGCATTTATCTTAAAATCGATTCTACCGATCACGTAACGGACGCGAGTTATACCACCACCGGTTGCGGTTTCGGAATTGTCGCTCTTGCGATGGCAACCGAGTTCGCCAAAGGCAAGTCCATTCAAGAACTGAAGGACGTAACTCCGTCCGATCTCGAAAAGATGTTCGAGTTTCCCGAACGAAGAAAAAATTATCCCGAGTCCGCGGTCGCCGCACTTTTACAAGCGGTGAAAGACTATGAAAGCGGAGAAGGGGTTCCCAAGGAAAAACGAATCACCGCCGGTAAGGCGCTCGAGATTCTGAAAGAAAAGGGTTCTCTCAAAGGCGAAGACCTTTCCAGCATCATATTAGAAAAACAGAATTTTGACGGAGTCGATTTCAGCGGGGCCAATCTCGGACACGCGTTCCTTCAGAATTCTTCCTTTGTGGGCGCGAACTTTTTTGCCGCGAAACTCAGAGGTTCCTTTTTAAACAACGCCGATCTCCGAAACGCGAATTTCCGGGGAGCCGATCTGCGTTGGGCGAAACTCGCGGGAGCGAACGTGGAAGGCGCCGATTTTACGGATGCGATCTACGATATCGGAACGCGTTTGGATCAAAAACAGATCCATCTCTTCAGCGTGATGAAAAAAGAAGGAAAAGACCTTTATCTTAACAAAGAGGCCGAATGA
- the rho gene encoding transcription termination factor Rho, whose protein sequence is MATARRDNKNRHHHQNNNHNQNESETTDSIEEEGVGQESQDFESSDNADQRSRSKRKRGGYEGPTPAPIDLVELKKKAIADLIEVAKGLGVENTGGLKKQNLIFAILQAQAERDGQVHAAGVMEKLPDGYGFLRSPDYNYVPGPDDIYVSPSQIKLFGLRTGDTVEGQIRPPKESERFFAMLRVETVNGYTPDVAGKRALFDNLTPLYPNERLKMEYDPSMLDTRILDLMCPIGKGQRALIVAPPRTGKTILMQNIANAITSNHPECTLIVLLIDERPEEVTDMARHVRGEVVSSTFDEPAQRHVQVAEMVIEKAKRLVEHGKDVVILLDSITRLARAYNQVIPTSGKILSGGVDSNALHKPKRFFGAARNIEEGGSLTIIATALIDTGSKMDEVIFEEFKGTGNMEIHLDRKLSDKRIFPAIDINKSGTRKEELLITKDVLQKVFVLRKVLSPMSITESMELLLEKMRLSKTNDAFLASMNTQ, encoded by the coding sequence ATGGCAACAGCAAGACGAGACAATAAAAACAGACACCACCACCAGAATAATAACCACAACCAAAACGAGTCCGAAACGACCGATTCAATCGAAGAAGAAGGCGTCGGTCAAGAATCTCAAGATTTTGAATCTTCCGATAACGCGGATCAAAGATCCCGCAGCAAACGCAAACGGGGAGGATACGAAGGTCCGACTCCCGCTCCCATCGATCTCGTCGAACTTAAGAAAAAGGCAATCGCGGATTTAATCGAAGTCGCGAAAGGTCTCGGAGTTGAAAATACCGGCGGTCTTAAAAAACAAAATTTAATTTTCGCCATTCTTCAAGCACAGGCGGAAAGAGACGGTCAAGTTCACGCCGCAGGCGTTATGGAGAAGTTACCGGACGGTTACGGATTTTTAAGATCCCCCGATTATAACTACGTTCCGGGTCCGGACGATATTTATGTTTCTCCTTCTCAGATTAAACTTTTTGGTCTCCGAACGGGAGATACGGTGGAAGGGCAAATCCGTCCTCCGAAAGAATCCGAACGATTCTTTGCGATGCTTCGCGTCGAAACCGTAAACGGTTATACTCCCGATGTCGCAGGCAAACGCGCTCTTTTCGACAATTTAACTCCTCTTTATCCGAACGAAAGACTCAAGATGGAATACGATCCTTCCATGTTGGACACGAGAATTTTGGATCTCATGTGTCCGATCGGAAAAGGACAGAGAGCCTTGATCGTGGCTCCTCCGAGAACCGGTAAAACGATTCTCATGCAGAACATCGCGAACGCGATCACTTCCAATCACCCCGAATGCACTCTGATCGTTCTTTTGATCGACGAGCGTCCGGAAGAGGTGACCGATATGGCTCGTCACGTTCGTGGAGAAGTCGTTTCTTCCACGTTCGACGAACCTGCACAAAGGCACGTTCAAGTGGCGGAGATGGTCATCGAAAAAGCGAAACGTCTCGTGGAACACGGAAAGGACGTCGTCATTCTTCTGGATTCGATCACTCGTTTGGCGAGAGCCTACAACCAGGTCATTCCGACTTCCGGGAAAATTCTTTCCGGCGGGGTGGATTCCAACGCGCTTCATAAACCGAAACGTTTCTTCGGGGCCGCGAGAAATATCGAAGAAGGCGGTTCTTTGACCATCATCGCGACCGCTCTGATCGACACCGGTTCGAAAATGGACGAGGTCATCTTCGAGGAATTCAAGGGAACGGGTAACATGGAAATCCATCTCGATCGGAAACTTTCCGACAAACGGATTTTCCCCGCAATCGACATCAATAAGTCCGGAACTCGTAAGGAAGAACTTCTGATTACCAAGGACGTTCTGCAGAAAGTGTTTGTTCTCCGAAAAGTACTTTCTCCTATGAGCATCACGGAAAGCATGGAATTATTGCTGGAAAAAATGCGTCTTTCCAAGACAAACGACGCCTTTTTGGCCAGTATGAATACCCAATAA
- a CDS encoding TPR end-of-group domain-containing protein — translation MIFQPKDFQKETSRKYDSEFYGRLHTFNFDGAMQLLETIFQDKANQGRKGEPTDFLHDDNEEKKGTLSGHFKEMVEQFHFDEPLQHRVDRILEILEESVTEETLQSHRFKPFNGILFKMSDYEFCNAVADSIHFDAKTHEISSIFGLNHELIWDSDSYPPEESSESYDFIYDLQSGKYKVSYLGEKLKGKNLHVHIKLLLFSKMIREIVETLLLNERFAKFPKAFPFYVLINADDCYNIDKKDRFLLEVRSPIELKDLANNPHRSLYEKSSEAKAPPSPLEEFLFSLDFLNKSDSNEFQTLLRLTHGVPQWKKFLERASQNSFLTYEEKKKEIESLEADAKNREFVSVLKKTLKFGPSEFSSFFWKLAQKDPQSHQESAKRFQKRVFLNPPAPLEDDYKQALPYIQDFTYIITSSYAEIPEDFKKESEVYLQEAIDRMKHSPHPGFRIRAFEIEYRLKENDWEPSERHPIEKNPPEEYLDLMTELVRCLPEKFPWFGEAWDFVFEDRLLSLGQKAKRSAPAVIEVLERYNQEHFNEDVTRNIAPVLYKIGCEDIHPLIHQLHQRNKFYLEDFYHKWSKQAPANRWKQFVETIRTDIDSFTKASVWENLLYDSEPGFSLYYENIEKESDRNRIFDFLLTALQKDAGPILRRFAFFYCEQTKKKAGKNKERFFEIVSEMTEFLQRLNAIEPLEPSHQFSLRCGIAAKAIESYLNDEPNALEHIQKTIEEFPKNHLLYFLKVSHIERKSGISKAIEELRSVLPILWKDDFVFTKALFLYLLASEHRWEILSAGKLYAFYGKIKSNFEKDFFTDGKFSGRLDSFENDPFSKVLKEEYSKIVIDSHRSWLKFKTEEYEAVSKTDSLSIEELVASLKPGNSSLNLSIALRLIDQAAKFTKELLQILDWEETQEGSLPILKLFYQNPYLKERLFENPIFQKNLGFFIKKYRDVSVNELSKSLFVKFKELQNSSVIVQTVAELEHETILNSFLSVHWAFQKEGKLSELGTLMEDTLKKMNSKKPEYVLTATNLSVIHIQNGNLEKAKEVAENLFSMDWSRFDYQKDETDTFADTVLGGDLNEQYSAVFKQYYSLAHFNAACLYSRLGDPEKCVFHLKEANRLGPQNYNKAKILAEKDFETVKDHPVYQEFLNSIH, via the coding sequence ATGATCTTCCAACCGAAAGACTTTCAAAAAGAAACGAGCCGCAAATATGACTCCGAATTCTACGGACGACTTCATACTTTCAATTTCGACGGGGCGATGCAATTGCTCGAAACGATCTTCCAAGATAAGGCGAACCAAGGCAGAAAAGGAGAACCGACGGATTTTCTTCACGATGACAACGAGGAAAAAAAAGGGACCTTGTCGGGACATTTCAAGGAAATGGTCGAACAGTTTCATTTCGACGAACCCTTGCAACACAGAGTCGATCGGATTCTCGAGATCTTGGAAGAGAGTGTTACGGAAGAAACCCTTCAATCCCATCGATTCAAACCGTTCAACGGAATCTTATTCAAGATGAGCGATTACGAATTCTGCAACGCCGTCGCGGATTCGATTCACTTCGACGCAAAAACCCATGAAATCTCGTCTATCTTCGGACTCAATCACGAACTGATCTGGGACTCCGATTCCTATCCTCCGGAAGAATCCTCCGAATCCTACGATTTCATCTATGATCTTCAATCGGGAAAATACAAGGTTTCCTACCTGGGAGAAAAACTCAAAGGAAAGAATCTTCACGTTCACATTAAACTATTATTATTTTCTAAAATGATTCGTGAAATCGTAGAAACTCTGTTGTTAAACGAACGCTTCGCGAAATTTCCGAAGGCATTTCCGTTCTACGTTCTCATCAATGCGGACGATTGTTACAACATCGACAAAAAGGATCGTTTTTTGTTGGAGGTGCGTTCTCCGATCGAGCTGAAAGATCTGGCGAACAATCCACATCGATCCTTGTATGAAAAATCCTCCGAGGCAAAAGCCCCTCCTTCGCCCTTGGAAGAATTTTTGTTTTCCTTGGATTTTTTGAACAAATCCGATTCCAACGAATTCCAAACTCTGCTCCGCTTGACCCACGGCGTACCTCAATGGAAAAAGTTCTTGGAACGAGCCTCCCAGAATTCCTTTCTTACGTATGAGGAAAAGAAAAAAGAAATCGAATCACTGGAAGCGGATGCGAAGAATCGCGAGTTCGTTTCAGTTTTGAAAAAAACGCTGAAGTTCGGACCGAGCGAGTTTTCTTCCTTCTTTTGGAAACTCGCGCAAAAAGATCCGCAATCGCACCAGGAATCCGCAAAACGATTTCAAAAACGGGTTTTTCTCAATCCTCCGGCTCCTCTGGAAGACGACTACAAACAAGCCCTCCCCTATATTCAGGATTTTACATATATCATCACCAGTTCTTATGCGGAGATTCCCGAAGACTTCAAAAAAGAATCGGAAGTATATTTGCAGGAAGCGATCGACCGAATGAAACATTCTCCTCATCCGGGATTTCGCATCCGAGCTTTCGAAATCGAATACAGACTGAAGGAAAACGACTGGGAGCCTTCTGAACGGCATCCAATCGAAAAAAATCCGCCTGAAGAGTATTTGGATTTAATGACCGAACTCGTTCGCTGTTTGCCCGAAAAATTCCCTTGGTTCGGGGAAGCCTGGGATTTCGTATTCGAAGACCGCCTCCTTTCCCTCGGACAAAAGGCAAAACGTTCCGCTCCCGCGGTTATCGAAGTTCTGGAACGATACAATCAAGAGCATTTCAATGAAGACGTTACGCGAAACATCGCTCCGGTTTTGTATAAAATCGGTTGCGAAGACATTCATCCCTTGATTCATCAACTCCACCAAAGAAACAAATTCTATTTGGAGGACTTTTATCACAAATGGTCCAAACAAGCTCCGGCCAATCGTTGGAAACAATTTGTCGAAACGATTCGAACCGACATCGATTCTTTTACAAAGGCTTCCGTATGGGAGAATCTACTTTACGACAGCGAACCCGGCTTTTCCTTATATTACGAAAACATCGAAAAAGAATCCGATCGAAATCGAATCTTCGATTTCCTTTTAACGGCTCTTCAAAAGGACGCGGGTCCGATCCTGCGACGGTTCGCATTCTTTTATTGCGAACAAACCAAAAAGAAGGCCGGAAAGAACAAGGAACGGTTTTTCGAAATCGTTTCGGAAATGACGGAATTTCTGCAAAGATTGAACGCGATCGAACCGCTCGAACCGAGTCATCAATTTTCGCTGCGATGCGGAATCGCCGCAAAAGCGATCGAGTCCTATCTGAACGACGAACCGAACGCGCTCGAACACATCCAAAAGACGATCGAAGAGTTTCCGAAAAACCATTTATTATATTTTCTGAAAGTGTCCCACATCGAACGAAAAAGCGGAATTTCAAAAGCGATCGAAGAATTAAGATCCGTTTTACCGATTCTGTGGAAGGACGATTTCGTATTTACGAAAGCGTTGTTTTTATACCTGCTTGCTTCCGAACATAGATGGGAAATACTTTCCGCCGGTAAATTGTACGCATTCTACGGAAAAATCAAAAGCAATTTCGAAAAGGACTTTTTTACGGACGGAAAGTTTTCAGGAAGACTGGATTCTTTCGAAAACGATCCGTTTTCAAAAGTGCTCAAGGAAGAATATTCCAAAATCGTAATCGATTCGCATAGATCCTGGCTTAAATTCAAAACCGAGGAATACGAAGCCGTTTCGAAAACCGATTCTCTTAGTATCGAAGAATTGGTCGCATCTTTAAAACCAGGAAATTCTTCGCTCAATCTTTCCATCGCACTCAGACTGATCGATCAAGCCGCAAAATTCACCAAAGAACTTCTTCAGATCTTGGATTGGGAAGAAACACAAGAAGGCTCCCTCCCGATTTTGAAATTATTCTATCAAAATCCGTATCTCAAAGAACGTTTATTCGAAAACCCGATCTTCCAAAAAAACCTAGGTTTCTTTATCAAAAAATACCGCGATGTCTCCGTGAACGAACTCAGTAAAAGTCTGTTTGTCAAATTCAAGGAACTTCAAAATTCTTCGGTGATCGTTCAAACGGTCGCCGAACTGGAACACGAAACGATCTTGAATTCTTTTCTTTCCGTTCACTGGGCATTCCAAAAGGAAGGTAAACTTTCCGAACTTGGAACGTTGATGGAAGATACATTAAAAAAAATGAATTCTAAAAAACCGGAATACGTTCTTACGGCGACGAACTTGAGCGTGATTCATATTCAAAACGGAAACTTAGAAAAAGCTAAGGAAGTGGCCGAAAATCTATTTTCGATGGATTGGAGTCGTTTCGATTATCAGAAAGACGAAACCGATACGTTCGCCGATACGGTTTTAGGAGGTGATTTGAACGAACAATATTCCGCCGTCTTCAAACAGTATTATTCTCTCGCTCATTTCAACGCGGCCTGCTTGTATTCCAGGTTGGGAGATCCGGAAAAATGCGTGTTTCATCTCAAAGAGGCCAACCGGCTCGGACCGCAAAACTACAATAAGGCGAAGATTCTTGCGGAAAAGGATTTCGAAACCGTAAAAGATCATCCCGTATATCAAGAATTCTTAAATTCCATCCACTGA